In bacterium, one genomic interval encodes:
- a CDS encoding tandem-95 repeat protein, which produces HDGSETVGDSFSYTIDDVSGATSNVASVTVTLNPQNDAPTSFNDAAIVNEGASVIINLSGNDTDPDNALDLSSIVISSAPANGTLVDNGDGTLTYTHDGSETVGDSFSYTIDDASGATSNIASVTVTVNPQNDAPTATNDSASVNEGASVVINLTGNDTDPDNALDLSSIVITSAPANGTLVDNGDGTLTYTHDGSETVGDAFSYTIDDASGATSNVASVTVTVNPQNDAPTANPDAAAVGEAASVVIDLAGNDVDPEGSLDLSSIVITAGPANGTLVDNGDGTLTYTHDGSETLVDSFSYSIDDAAGATSNVASVSLTINPQNDAPVLATFGPTLTTVDEDATTNSGTTIATIVGGSISDADTSPVEGVAVTHISSGNGSWQYSTDGGATWGAVGAVGNTNALLLRDSDRIRFVPDGRNADSASIDYRAWDRTSGVVATKVSTNTNGGATAFSTGVDSADITVTGVNDAPGLGNAALAPLDGSAADAAGATIASLFSGKFSDVDAGSSLGGIAVVGNGAAASDGTWEYSSDGGANWSAVGSVADGASALALAPSALLRFVPAASFTGTPTALTVRGLDNTYGGGFATNPGGTETRIYVNTSSNGGSSAIAGGTAGVSAQVLTGGVETAVGVGPTVGPTEPGIDEAIDNAIEDGPQEQTEEEAGEETAPAAAVDTETPASPGPVSLGLISGAGQPEAPFEWPLPSEPTAFPTGQSEASQLRESPSELRREASERDQLSGPLAQLEGFFSGFADDLAFLNSDTGFLDELDRMRDVALEQVELEQALVGSSVAMTAGLSIGYVVWLTRGGLLLASMASSIPVWRLVDPIPILASLALRSEEEGEDAESLDSMVRDGQTPDDDAAEPEAGLEKP; this is translated from the coding sequence CCCACGACGGCTCCGAGACCGTCGGAGACTCGTTCTCCTACACCATCGACGATGTCTCGGGCGCCACCAGCAACGTCGCCAGTGTCACCGTCACCTTGAACCCGCAGAACGATGCGCCCACCTCCTTTAATGATGCCGCCATCGTGAACGAAGGCGCCAGCGTCATCATCAACCTCTCCGGCAACGACACCGACCCAGATAACGCACTGGATCTCAGCTCGATCGTGATCAGCTCGGCCCCGGCCAACGGCACACTGGTCGACAACGGCGACGGCACGCTCACCTACACCCACGACGGCTCCGAGACGGTCGGGGACTCGTTCTCCTACACCATCGATGACGCCTCCGGCGCCACCAGCAACATCGCCAGTGTCACCGTCACCGTGAACCCGCAGAACGACGCCCCGACCGCCACCAACGACTCGGCCTCCGTGAATGAAGGCGCCTCCGTCGTCATCAACCTCACCGGCAACGACACGGACCCCGACAACGCACTCGACCTCAGCTCGATCGTCATCACGAGTGCTCCCGCCAACGGCACGCTCGTCGACAACGGCGACGGCACGCTGACCTACACCCACGATGGCTCCGAAACCGTCGGCGACGCCTTCTCCTACACCATCGACGACGCCTCCGGCGCTACCAGCAACGTCGCCAGCGTCACCGTCACCGTGAATCCGCAGAACGACGCCCCGACAGCCAATCCGGACGCTGCGGCCGTGGGCGAGGCGGCAAGCGTTGTCATCGACCTCGCGGGCAACGACGTCGATCCCGAGGGTTCCCTTGATCTCAGCTCGATCGTGATCACGGCCGGCCCCGCAAACGGCACGCTCGTCGACAACGGCGACGGCACACTCACCTACACCCACGACGGCAGCGAGACCCTCGTAGACAGTTTCAGCTATTCGATCGACGACGCGGCCGGCGCCACCTCGAACGTTGCTTCGGTGAGCCTGACGATCAACCCGCAGAACGATGCCCCCGTTCTGGCGACGTTCGGTCCGACACTCACCACGGTCGACGAGGACGCCACCACCAACAGCGGCACCACCATCGCGACGATCGTGGGCGGGTCGATCAGCGACGCGGACACATCACCCGTGGAAGGCGTCGCCGTAACCCACATTTCCAGCGGAAATGGCAGCTGGCAATACTCCACGGACGGCGGCGCGACCTGGGGCGCGGTAGGTGCTGTCGGAAATACCAACGCTCTCTTGCTGCGCGACTCCGATCGCATCCGCTTCGTTCCGGATGGCCGGAACGCGGACTCGGCCTCGATCGACTACCGCGCCTGGGATCGCACCAGCGGCGTGGTCGCGACGAAGGTCAGCACCAACACGAACGGTGGGGCGACCGCCTTCTCGACCGGTGTCGATTCGGCCGATATCACCGTCACGGGCGTGAACGACGCCCCTGGCCTCGGGAACGCTGCGCTGGCCCCCCTGGACGGGAGCGCAGCAGACGCGGCCGGCGCCACGATCGCGTCCCTCTTCTCCGGGAAGTTCTCGGACGTCGATGCCGGTTCGAGCCTCGGCGGCATTGCGGTCGTTGGCAACGGAGCTGCTGCGTCCGACGGAACCTGGGAGTACTCGAGCGACGGCGGCGCGAACTGGTCGGCAGTGGGCTCGGTGGCCGACGGCGCCTCGGCCCTCGCTCTCGCCCCGTCGGCCCTTCTGCGCTTCGTGCCGGCTGCCAGCTTCACCGGCACGCCGACCGCGCTGACGGTGCGCGGCCTGGACAATACCTACGGCGGCGGCTTCGCCACGAATCCGGGCGGTACCGAGACACGGATCTACGTGAACACCTCCTCGAACGGCGGCAGCTCGGCCATCGCCGGGGGCACCGCTGGCGTTTCGGCCCAGGTCCTGACCGGGGGCGTCGAAACGGCCGTGGGGGTGGGCCCGACCGTTGGACCGACGGAGCCGGGAATCGACGAAGCGATCGACAATGCCATCGAGGACGGCCCGCAGGAGCAAACCGAGGAGGAGGCTGGAGAGGAGACCGCACCGGCTGCAGCAGTGGATACCGAAACGCCCGCGAGTCCCGGCCCGGTCTCACTCGGGTTGATCTCCGGCGCTGGCCAGCCCGAAGCCCCGTTCGAGTGGCCACTCCCGAGCGAGCCGACCGCCTTCCCGACCGGACAGTCCGAAGCGTCGCAGCTACGCGAGAGCCCCAGCGAGCTTCGCCGCGAGGCATCCGAACGTGACCAGCTCTCGGGCCCGCTGGCTCAGCTCGAGGGCTTCTTCAGTGGCTTCGCCGACGACCTGGCCTTCCTGAACTCCGACACAGGCTTCCTCGATGAGCTGGACCGGATGCGGGACGTGGCACTCGAGCAGGTGGAGCTGGAGCAGGCCCTGGTCGGCTCCAGCGTCGCCATGACGGCGGGGCTCTCGATCGGGTACGTGGTCTGGCTCACCCGCGGCGGGCTCCTGCTCGCCAGCATGGCCTCCTCGATCCCGGTCTGGCGGCTGGTGGATCCCATCCCGATCCTCGCGAGCCTGGCCCTCCGGAGCGAGGAGGAAGGAGAGGACGCCGAATCCCTCGACTCCATGGTCCGCGATGGCCAGACGCCGGATGACGACGCGGCCGAGCCCGAAGCCGGGCTCGAGAAGCCCTGA
- a CDS encoding response regulator, giving the protein MKSLSPKTHISLGQTFLLINVLLAAILLGIVPDRDQAVREGRAALAEAVAVTGSALITRADLDGLRTTLSLAQERNDDVLSVAVRRADGVALVSVGDHEQHWDVSHGDVSTNTQVAVPIWSRGKRWGTVELRFRPLGSSGWIGVVTSSEAKLLGFMALGCFVLFYLYLHKMLKHLDPSQAVPPHVRSALDTLAEGLLVMDTEQQIVLANQALAELVGRESGELLGRKAQSLGWAEADGTPRDPTTYPWARALADGLPRKNELIYITDHADELRTFIVNCSPVLGSGGKYGGVLISLDDVTQLEEHKLQLSEAKEEAEAANEAKSEFLANMSHEIRTPMNAILGFTEVLRRGYGSTEEERQRHLATIHSSGEHLLQLINDILDLSKIESGRIEVEKLRVAPHAIIQQVIRALGAKAQEKGISLELEIDGPIPETIESDPTRLRQIVTNLVSNAVRFTEAGGVRVVAHLEEDAGVHLLGIDVVDTGIGLEPEALEKIFEPFVQADSSVTRQFGGTGLGLDISRRFARLLGGDIVVNSELGSGSTFSVSIDPGPLEGVQRLEPEEALAATESSAEETSGHWVFPTSRILVVDDGEENRELIELVLGEVGIEVEGAENGQVGVDMALATPFDAILMDMQMPVMDGYTATARLREEGLETPILALTANAMKGFERKCLEIGCTGYLTKPVDIDVMLETLAEVLGGERRAGERTGQALATPLASTTGGPVTSRLASNPTFLPTLEKFVTRLGTKLLSMEASIEANDFEQLAALAHWLKGAAGTIGFDAFTEPAETLELLAKEHKQAELEGAVDEIRALVERIQLPGSSVADPGTPTRAEHTPAQATKAAPTIGPIRSRLADSPGMEPILEKFVQRLEARLEEMERHFEARDFDELAGLAHWLKGAAGTIGFVVFTEPAEALEGQAKGKRVEEIGASLASLRGLAERIELGGADLK; this is encoded by the coding sequence ATGAAGAGCCTGAGCCCGAAGACCCACATCTCCCTGGGCCAGACCTTTCTGCTGATCAACGTGCTGTTGGCGGCGATTCTGCTGGGGATCGTCCCGGACCGGGACCAGGCCGTTCGCGAAGGCCGTGCTGCCTTGGCTGAGGCGGTCGCTGTCACCGGCTCCGCCCTCATTACCCGGGCGGATCTCGACGGTCTGCGAACGACGCTGAGCCTCGCTCAGGAACGCAATGACGACGTCCTCTCCGTGGCGGTCCGCCGCGCGGACGGAGTCGCATTGGTTTCGGTGGGCGACCACGAGCAGCACTGGGACGTCAGCCACGGGGACGTATCCACGAACACCCAGGTCGCGGTGCCGATCTGGTCGCGCGGAAAACGTTGGGGCACGGTCGAGCTGCGCTTCCGCCCGCTCGGGAGTAGCGGCTGGATCGGAGTCGTGACCTCGTCGGAAGCGAAGCTGTTGGGATTCATGGCCCTCGGCTGCTTCGTCCTCTTCTACCTCTACCTGCACAAGATGCTGAAGCACCTCGACCCGTCGCAGGCGGTGCCGCCGCATGTGCGCTCGGCCCTCGACACCCTGGCCGAGGGCCTGCTGGTGATGGACACCGAGCAGCAGATCGTGCTCGCCAATCAAGCGCTCGCGGAGCTGGTCGGTCGTGAATCGGGTGAACTCCTGGGGCGTAAGGCGCAGAGCCTGGGCTGGGCCGAGGCCGACGGCACGCCCCGTGATCCCACCACCTACCCGTGGGCTCGAGCGCTCGCGGACGGACTGCCGCGCAAGAACGAGCTCATCTACATCACGGATCATGCGGACGAGCTGAGGACCTTCATCGTGAACTGCTCCCCCGTGCTCGGAAGCGGCGGAAAATACGGTGGCGTGTTGATCAGTCTCGACGACGTCACCCAGCTCGAGGAGCACAAGCTCCAGCTCTCCGAGGCCAAGGAAGAAGCGGAGGCGGCGAACGAGGCGAAGAGCGAGTTCCTGGCCAACATGAGCCACGAGATCCGCACCCCGATGAACGCCATCCTCGGTTTCACCGAGGTGCTGCGTCGAGGCTATGGATCGACCGAGGAGGAACGGCAACGGCACCTCGCGACCATCCACTCGAGCGGTGAGCACCTGCTCCAGCTCATCAACGACATCCTCGACCTCTCGAAGATCGAGTCCGGTCGGATCGAGGTGGAGAAGCTGCGGGTCGCGCCCCACGCGATCATCCAGCAGGTGATCAGGGCGCTCGGTGCGAAGGCGCAGGAGAAAGGCATCTCGCTGGAGCTCGAGATCGACGGGCCGATCCCGGAAACCATCGAGTCCGACCCGACCCGTCTGCGCCAGATCGTCACGAACCTCGTCTCGAACGCCGTCAGATTCACGGAGGCGGGCGGGGTCCGGGTCGTCGCCCACCTCGAAGAGGATGCCGGGGTTCATCTACTCGGCATCGACGTGGTCGATACGGGAATCGGCCTCGAGCCCGAGGCTCTCGAGAAGATCTTCGAGCCCTTCGTTCAGGCGGATAGCTCGGTGACACGCCAGTTCGGGGGGACCGGACTTGGGCTGGACATCAGTCGGCGCTTCGCTCGATTGCTAGGCGGCGACATCGTGGTAAACAGCGAGCTTGGAAGCGGGAGCACCTTCTCGGTCTCCATTGATCCCGGGCCGCTCGAAGGCGTTCAGCGACTCGAGCCGGAGGAAGCCCTGGCCGCAACGGAATCCTCCGCGGAAGAAACCTCGGGCCACTGGGTGTTTCCGACGTCGCGGATCCTCGTGGTCGACGACGGTGAGGAGAACCGCGAGCTGATCGAACTCGTGCTGGGCGAGGTGGGGATCGAAGTCGAAGGCGCCGAGAACGGGCAGGTCGGCGTCGACATGGCGCTCGCCACGCCCTTCGACGCCATCCTGATGGACATGCAGATGCCCGTCATGGACGGCTACACGGCAACCGCGCGCTTACGTGAGGAAGGCCTGGAGACACCGATCCTGGCCCTCACCGCCAACGCGATGAAAGGCTTCGAGCGGAAGTGCCTGGAGATCGGCTGCACCGGCTACTTGACCAAGCCAGTGGACATCGATGTCATGCTCGAGACCTTGGCCGAAGTGCTGGGCGGCGAGCGCAGAGCGGGGGAGCGCACCGGGCAAGCCCTCGCTACGCCCCTGGCGTCGACGACGGGCGGGCCCGTGACCTCGCGGCTCGCATCGAACCCGACGTTCCTGCCGACCCTCGAGAAGTTCGTGACGCGGCTCGGGACCAAGCTGCTCTCGATGGAGGCGAGCATCGAGGCGAACGACTTCGAGCAGCTCGCCGCGCTGGCGCACTGGCTGAAGGGAGCGGCGGGCACGATCGGATTCGACGCTTTCACCGAGCCCGCCGAGACACTCGAACTGCTTGCCAAGGAGCACAAGCAGGCGGAACTCGAGGGGGCGGTCGACGAGATTCGAGCGCTGGTGGAACGCATCCAGCTACCCGGTTCGAGCGTGGCGGATCCGGGCACACCCACCCGCGCGGAGCACACCCCCGCGCAAGCAACGAAAGCGGCCCCCACGATCGGCCCGATCCGTTCCCGCTTGGCCGACAGCCCGGGAATGGAGCCGATCCTCGAAAAATTCGTCCAACGGCTCGAGGCCCGGCTCGAAGAAATGGAGCGCCACTTCGAGGCGCGGGATTTCGACGAGCTCGCGGGACTGGCTCACTGGCTGAAGGGCGCGGCCGGCACGATCGGATTCGTTGTTTTCACCGAGCCGGCCGAGGCCCTCGAGGGGCAGGCCAAGGGCAAGCGAGTCGAGGAGATCGGCGCGTCCCTGGCGTCGCTCCGCGGCCTGGCGGAGCGGATCGAGCTCGGCGGGGCAGATCTCAAGTAG
- a CDS encoding response regulator, with translation MNSPTNSSECPTILMVDDEPTTLEVMEMFLRAAGYERLVRTSDSRTALELVEEARPDLLLLNLMMPHMDGIEVLKAIRGGQPELRDLPVIIVTGSSDPATKQRAVDHGATDFLRKPVDPSELLLRVRNTLSATGRGFALPSPQTERPKRTPRPQRSATGAPLISHLMGDSERSQAIVASFVGRLRARLEEMEGCLEARNFSELVQLGHWLKGAAGTVGFDEFTEPAAALQLLAGERKHEPLEKVIEELWDLADRISIDPGTEG, from the coding sequence ATGAATTCCCCGACGAACTCCAGCGAATGCCCCACCATCCTGATGGTGGACGACGAGCCGACCACGCTCGAAGTCATGGAAATGTTCCTGCGGGCGGCCGGCTACGAACGGCTCGTCCGAACCAGCGACTCGCGAACGGCCCTGGAATTGGTCGAAGAGGCCCGGCCAGACCTCCTCCTGCTCAATCTGATGATGCCCCACATGGACGGCATCGAGGTTCTGAAGGCCATTCGTGGTGGGCAGCCGGAACTGCGGGACCTCCCCGTCATCATCGTCACGGGCTCGAGCGATCCCGCGACCAAGCAGCGGGCCGTCGACCACGGCGCCACCGATTTCCTCCGCAAGCCTGTCGACCCGAGCGAACTCTTGCTTCGCGTGCGCAACACCCTGTCGGCCACTGGCCGAGGCTTCGCACTGCCCAGCCCGCAGACAGAGCGACCGAAGCGCACCCCCCGGCCGCAGCGGTCGGCTACGGGTGCCCCGTTGATCTCTCACCTCATGGGAGACAGCGAGCGCTCCCAGGCGATCGTCGCGTCCTTCGTCGGCCGGTTGCGGGCCCGCCTCGAGGAGATGGAGGGGTGCCTCGAGGCTCGCAATTTTTCCGAGCTCGTCCAGCTGGGGCATTGGCTCAAGGGAGCCGCGGGCACGGTCGGGTTCGACGAGTTCACCGAACCTGCCGCGGCCCTTCAGTTGCTCGCCGGGGAGCGCAAGCACGAGCCGCTCGAGAA